One genomic window of Pseudoxanthomonas sp. includes the following:
- a CDS encoding alpha/beta hydrolase-fold protein: protein MRLHRLAPTLGLAVSLLCVSCVQAAEPAAAHRLLRVTLDGATDQPTSGRLLVFATLAETAKAAAKDGKVEEVDMNPFQPTSVALAAQEVTALRPGASVEIDLDNIAFPSGFSALPAGDYLVQAVLDPDHSYNYIGRDGGDLLSEVTPVSLAKGKALPTLKLSRQLPVTDDPWQLSPRIPQAARDALPEAKAHTTDASMVSPALSAFWGRPVSIRARVLTPPGYDAKAATRYPTVYFTHGYTGNYNRLAGSIVSVWSAMAAKQMPPMIWVFLDQATPTGTHEFADSVNNGPWGTALTEELIPALERQYRMDGKASGRFLNGHSSGGWATLWLQTRYPKLFGGTWSTSPDPSDFHDFTGANLYAPDANMYRRADGSQIPLIRDQGKEIADVETFAKIERVLGPYGGQMASFEWVFSPRGADGRPVPMFDRDTGKVDPAVVAYWHAHYDIAARVAAQWPTLKPDLDGKIHLIVGTADTFYLDGSAHKFQAVLDGLHARSDFRYLDGRTHFDLYKDGDDNSALLKKIAWEMYGVARPGAKPAR from the coding sequence ATGCGCCTTCATCGTCTTGCCCCGACCCTGGGCCTGGCCGTCAGCCTGCTCTGCGTTTCGTGCGTGCAGGCGGCCGAGCCGGCCGCTGCCCATCGCCTGCTGCGCGTCACCCTGGACGGCGCCACCGACCAACCGACCTCCGGCCGCCTACTGGTGTTCGCCACCCTGGCCGAAACCGCCAAGGCCGCGGCAAAGGACGGCAAGGTGGAAGAGGTCGACATGAATCCCTTCCAGCCCACCTCGGTGGCACTGGCCGCGCAGGAAGTGACCGCACTCAGGCCCGGCGCCAGTGTCGAGATCGACCTGGACAACATCGCCTTCCCCAGCGGCTTCTCGGCGCTGCCGGCCGGCGATTACCTGGTGCAGGCCGTGCTGGACCCGGACCACAGCTACAACTACATCGGCCGCGATGGCGGTGACCTGCTCAGCGAGGTCACTCCGGTGTCGCTGGCCAAGGGCAAGGCGCTGCCCACGCTGAAACTCAGCAGGCAGCTGCCGGTGACCGACGATCCCTGGCAGCTGTCACCGCGCATACCGCAGGCGGCCCGCGATGCCCTGCCCGAAGCCAAGGCCCATACCACCGATGCATCGATGGTCAGCCCGGCGCTGAGTGCGTTCTGGGGACGGCCGGTGTCGATCCGCGCGCGGGTGCTGACGCCGCCGGGCTACGACGCCAAGGCCGCGACGCGCTACCCGACCGTGTATTTCACCCACGGCTACACCGGCAACTACAACCGCCTGGCCGGCAGCATCGTCTCGGTGTGGAGCGCCATGGCCGCCAAGCAGATGCCGCCGATGATCTGGGTGTTCCTGGACCAGGCCACGCCGACCGGCACCCATGAGTTCGCCGACTCGGTCAACAACGGGCCATGGGGCACGGCACTGACCGAAGAGCTGATCCCGGCGCTGGAACGGCAGTACCGCATGGACGGCAAGGCATCGGGGCGCTTCCTCAACGGCCATTCGTCCGGTGGCTGGGCCACGCTGTGGCTGCAGACGCGCTATCCGAAACTGTTCGGCGGCACCTGGTCGACCTCGCCCGATCCCAGCGACTTCCACGACTTCACCGGCGCCAACCTGTATGCGCCCGACGCCAACATGTACCGCCGCGCCGACGGCAGCCAGATCCCGCTGATCCGCGACCAGGGCAAGGAGATCGCGGACGTGGAAACCTTCGCCAAGATCGAGCGCGTGCTGGGTCCGTACGGCGGCCAGATGGCTTCGTTCGAATGGGTGTTCTCGCCACGCGGCGCCGATGGCCGCCCGGTGCCGATGTTCGACCGCGATACCGGCAAGGTCGATCCGGCCGTGGTCGCCTACTGGCACGCGCACTACGACATCGCCGCGCGCGTGGCCGCGCAGTGGCCCACGCTCAAGCCCGACCTGGACGGCAAGATCCACCTGATCGTGGGCACCGCCGACACGTTCTACCTGGATGGCTCGGCGCACAAGTTCCAGGCGGTGCTCGATGGCCTGCACGCCAGGAGCGACTTCCGCTACCTCGACGGCCGCACCCACTTCGACCTGTACAAGGATGGCGATGACAACAGCGCCCTGCTCAAGAAGATCGCCTGGGAGATGTACGGCGTGGCGCGCCCGGGTGCGAAGCCGGCCAGGTGA